A region of the Ranitomeya imitator isolate aRanImi1 chromosome 5, aRanImi1.pri, whole genome shotgun sequence genome:
ccatattggaaactagacctcccaaggaactttgtgagaactttgaacccccaagtgtttcactacagtttataacgcagagccgtgaaaataaaaattgtttgtttttttttacaaaaattattttttagcccccagttttgtattttcacaagggtaacaggataaatgggaaaatggaaataaatacattttttttaattttattatttttccctaactaatggggtgttgaagaggggtttgatttacttttatagcgttttttatatcggatttctatgattggcagctgtcacacgctaagatgctttttttatagcaaaaaagtttttgcgtctccacattttgagacctataatttttcccatatattggtccacagagtcatctgaggtcttgatttttgcgggacgagttgacgtttttactggtaacattttcggacgcgtgacagtttttgatcactttttattccgctttttgtgaggcagaatgaccaaaaaccagctattcatgaatttcttttgggggaggcgtttataccgttccgcatttggtaaaattgatgatgcagttttattcgtcgggtcagtacgcttacagcgatatctcatttatatcatttttttatgttttggcgcttttatacgataaacgctattttatagaaaaaaattattttggcatcgctttattctgaggactataacttttttatttttttggttatgatgctgtgtggcgactcgttttttgcgcgacaagatgacgttttcagcggtaccatggttattgatatccgtttttttgatcgtgtgttattccactttttgttcggtggtatgataataaagcgttgtttttttgcctcgtttttttttttttttcttacagtgttcactgaaggggttaactagtgggacagttttataggttgggtcgttacggacgcggcgatgctaaatatgtgtacttttattgtttttgttttttttagataaagaaatgtatttatgggaataatattttttatttatttaggaattattttttttacacgtggaatttttttttttttttaactttgtcgcggggggaggggggggggaacatcacagatcgccgatctgacagtttgcatagtactctgtaagatcggcaatctcgctcacatcgctgcaggcttagcctggcttaccagcgcctgtagtcgacccggaagtactccctgcaggacccggatgcagccccacggccattttggatccggggactgcagggagaagacgcacggtacaaggtgagtacatcaccttgtaccgatcgtctcagggaagcatgcagggagccccctccctgcgtgatgcttccctgtaccgccggcacaccgcgatcatgtttgatcgcggtgtgcccggggttaatgtggcgggagcggtccgtgaccgctcctggcacatagtgccgtatgtcaACTGCGATAGtccgctgacacccagccgcgattggCCGCACTCCCACCGTGAGCGcgtccgatcgctatgacgtactatcccgtcggtgggaattaaggcccaccccacctcgacggggtagtacgtcatatgggattaaggggttagaataaaaattcaaaatttgaaaattgcgaaattttcaaaattttagccaaatttccattttttttacaaataaacacaaaaattaccgacctaaatttaccactaacatgaagcccaatatgtcacgaaaaaacaatctcagaaccgctaggaatcgaagcgttcccgagttattacctcataaagggacactggtcagaattgcaaaaaacggccaggtcattaagatcaaaataggctgggtcatgaaggggtaaaaggatctgggaatgtttagtttgcaaaaagaCTAAGatgagtcttaaagggaacctgtcagcaggattgtgcacagcaacctacacagtgtcaggtcggcgacaacgttatactgattaaaatgataccttggttgatgagatCCCTCTTGTGGCTGtttattaatctttattttcagtttttagttaatgatacagttaggtccatctatatttggacagacaacatttttctaattttggttatagacattaccacattgaattttaaacaaaacaattcagatgcagttgaagttcagactttcatctttcatttgagggtatccacattaaaattggatgaagggtttaggagtttcatctccttaacatgtgccaccaatttctcaacaaaattgacaaaaccatttttttagggaccacctcgcatttgaaatcactttgaggggtctatatggcagaaaatacccaaaagttacaccattctaaaaactgcaccccttaaactgatcgaaaccacattcaaaaagtttattaaccctttagatgttttgcagaagcaacgtggaaggaaaaaatgaacatttaactttagtcacaaagtcacaaaaattatcttttagcaccaatatttttattttcacaggggtgaAGAAAATGGACagataaagttgttgtgcaatttctcctgagtacgccgataccccatatatgggggaaaaccactgttttggcgcagggctcagaagggaaggagccgtgtttgactttttcaaaccaaaattggctggatttgagatctGATGCCAAGtctcatttggagagtccctgatgtgcctaaaaaatagaaaccccctacaagtgaccccattttggaaagttgaccccctaagaaacttatctagatgagtggtgagaactttgaacccctaagtgtttcattaaagtgacgttttggaatgcagactttgatggaatggtttgcgggcatcatgttccttttgcagagctactgatgtgcctaagcagtggaaaccccccacaagtgaccccattttggaaactagaccctctaaggaactatctagatgtgcctaaacagtagcaatgcctaacaagtgccccctttttggaactaatctacggtTTCCGGTTATGTAAATTCAAGTAAATAGTAGTGTatggaggtgtggtacagtttgaagcattctttcatacacaggccaggtttttcggggcaggtgttgcattgataaatggtgttttTGCGtagtccccttttgtaacacacttggcaccttttttgcgacttagcTTTTTTACAGTTTGAGGGACTTTCCCCGGGAAatactgacctggtacgatacaagCACATTCAGTTCCAGAAATACTGAGGCTAGCTTCTTCCTGAGTCCCAAATATCAGGGCCATAATCACtatctcctggaactgaaggtacgacataTCTGTGTAgcctgcacatcgtaacagcacaaaagcattgagcATTGCCTTCTGTACGATGTtcacggccagctttttgtaccatatcttggcctttctcaaagcactgtatgtttGAAGGACCTGATCAGAGACCTAAACAAAGCCccacatgtttttgttgtacctaaGCACACAGGTCGGTTTGCTGACCTGTGCAGAGGTATCTCGTACAGTgccgagggcgctgccatcacagtgtatggtggtcaagaaaaataCATCCCTCTTgttcttgtacttgaccaccagcaggtggttgctacgttgggctctgctgtcaccctcTTCTgatcatctgcccaagtagcgtttttgggaggcctctctgatttttgcagacagtaccgcaggctgcgctaCCTCACTCAGAGtgatttgaagagtgggatgctggtataaaagttatccgtGTAGAGGTGatgacctttatccagcagtgggtgcaccaaatcacacataattttcccactcactcccaggacaggggaacaTTCAGCTGGTTCAATCcgggtgtccttcccttcgtaaacTCTAAACCTCGGGGTGTACCCTGAGGTTTTttcacacagcttatagagtttaatTACGTACCTGGCCTCCTTGCATGGCAAGTACTGACAGAATCTGAACCTTCCCTTAAAATGaactaaggactcatccacgcagatgtccctttgtggCACGTCCACTTCAGAAaactttgttgaagtgttcgatgactggCTAAACTTTGAACAGacagtcaaagttggggtcatctcgtggggGGACACTGCATTATCAGTATAgtgcaggaatttgtggatggcctcaaagagTGCCcgggccatgaccattcggaacactggacagTTGTATAAAACATCAGCATTCCAATATTgccaaagttctggcttcttcaggatccccatgtgaaggaccaggcaCAAAAACggaatcatttcaactgcgtctacaggagaccagttagaaaatgatgaaccagagttttgtgccaaaaattgatgagcatatgaattagtttggcccaccatgaggttaacaaaatcctcagagaaaaagactttgaaaaagtaatTCTGTGagcccagtggtgtcaaactggattcctgattctgccacaaaatcaggaatcagtggctcataattttgGGGGGGCAAGGTCCGTAATGGGGTGCACTGGTTCATCTTCTGGAATGGTGGGTGCTGCTTCCTCCTCTGTCTTGGGACGTTTGCGTGGAGATTCAGCaggatctgaggaggaggaagaggatgatgaatCTGATAAataaatgtgggatcctctccctcgctatctatGTCGGAggaaaggaaagcatatgcctcctccactgtaTAGCATTGTTGGGATgggcgggacattttttttttctttatgaataTGGTGATTGTGTTAGTACTTTATTTttaactgtgtgtggggggatagtgtttggtgtaaacttttgtctgaaaagaaaaatctgaaagaaaaaaaagcacAACCAGGGAGAAAAGAAATGaagtgtctaaaacagcaggcacaagctctgatgagtgaactccATCACTCATCAAAGCTCGGCAACTTCTGGATGTGAACTGCGTCACTAATCAACGCTCGGCGGTTGCTAAATGTGCACACAGAGGTGGCACAAAGAGGGGTAGAGGGGGATGGGAGGGATTGGTGTGGATGAAGAGAGATTAGCAGTGATCAAACCACAGATGTCTCTCTTCTGTCTTGTCTTTCGTCTCTGTTCTTTGttcagcagggattgtggtgtcacaggcttctgtggTACCACAAGGCACAGCAGCAAATCCTGTAGCGTGACCACTCTGCAGGAATCCTCGGCTATTGTGAGGACCTGCAGAGCAgtcacagagcggtcataccgctgctgtgccctgtcatGGGTGTGATCGATGATTACATCGATTACACCAATCATAGCTGGCCCTGGTGACACTGGTGTTGCTAGGCACCGGCATAGGATCGGTGCTCTTACAGTTCCGATCCTAGGCAGGGCACAGCGCAGTCGCACCGCGGCTGTGCCCTGcgatttaggcttctttcacacttcagttgtgtggcgtcagttaggtccgacatcgtggcggatcgaaggatccgtcaaatttggtggaaaaacggttctaacggatccgtttttttgacggatcagctgccccgatccgtttaaaaaacggatccgttagaaccgttgtgACCGTttttttacatccgttgtaaccgttttttgacggatccgttttttaaaaggggaggatttcaatgtgattggctactggatactactgcaaaactatatatagcgtgtatttacaccacatctttgaaaggttgtagaaaaagtggcagaaatggaaggagtcctggcgaacattgcaaagatctatgcggattttacttttgaggcaaatcagttggcagtcagcgttcgagagagggaggaacaaagactgcgcatcctacggcagcggcggaagagaaggctgtggatccatcccatcacagcacaacgtatgacccgtggtgtttattccacgctttacatggaactaagggaaaaccctcaaaagttcttcaattatgtgaggatgagagctgaaaatttcgagtttttattgggctatgtggaagactgtatacgtagacgagacacccagatgcgattctcaatatcaccagcagagcgtctcatggtgactattcggtaagtaattttttttttttaaatgattctcattcatcagacttataactgtaatgttgttttttgaatttttttattaattattgtcttttcgttttgttaacagattccttgcaactggagagtcgttctcatccctccattttcagtatcgacttgggatatccaccatctcggggatcatcagagatacctgccgggcattgtgggagtgcctacaagcggaatacatcccagagccatcacaggagaggtggctggagatcgcccaaaattttcagcaaatttgccagtttccaaattgtgttggagcagttgatggaaagcacatacggatcgtcaaaccttcaggctctggatcacagttttataactataagaagtacttctctattgtgttgatggccatagccgatgcacaatgcaagttcatcgctgttgatatcggtgcgtatggacgcgcaaatgattcacaaatctttaaaaattcaccaatggggcgccgtttatatggagagacatttgattttccgccccctagacctctccctggaaccactagtccaccattaccatttgtttgtgttggagatgatgccttccagctttccccacacttgctgaaaccctttggaagtagtggactgacccagaggaaaaaaatttacaattaccgcttaaccagagcacgaagagttgtggaatgtgcttttggcatcttaactgccaaatggagagtcctgctaactgcaattaaactgcagactgaaactgtcgatgatgtggtcaaagcgtgcgttgtcctgcacaattttgttttatcaaaagaacaagtttccctggaggataatgtttctgaaagcaccttacgggattaccaaaaccccacttttcgcagtccagtagcagtctccagaatgcgggacagttttgcagactacttcatgtctcctgcaggatcagttgactggcagtatgaaatggtgtaaaaaatttttttctttttacacttgtaaaaataccattttttgtttgcttacaaaatctttgtactttaatgcagcattgtatgttttgcaacggtaccctttaaacactgtttattgttactattgccataaccttggtgatttaaaaactttacaaaaaaaaaaagagaaagacaataaaattgtttttaaaccaaacaactgtttatttatttacagattctcatagtttggggtggagatagtagtggaggggctgacagggcggaccacgtcgagagtgggggacaggacatcacggggaggaacagaagtagaatgggtggtgaaaacatgaggttgtgtagagagttgaggtgcagatgtggtgtgtgggaggtatgaaggtgttggtgggattgggaacggagaagttaaaggggaagaatggaagggggacggtaaaaactgggaaagactaaggggggaaggaacaaatgacgaaggagtagaatggacgggaggaggacggacaggaggaggacagacgggaggatagacggtggattgagaggggaaaggtgttgacacatgaagggtaggtggaggggcatgggacatcgcctgcgctagagcagtgtggcagccttgcatcacatgcatctgcaggtcaggagttagattttccatgtgcctgaggactgactgaaaaaaacagtgccttggtgactgatttgcatctgattgcatcctatcaagacgactgctgagttcaagtatgcttttgttaagcatattgtacccagcagacgtttgcttactcaaaagcttgatggcactgtgaaaggatgcattcagctgcaaaaagtcaggcgcatagctcctttcctgacctctctggcgctgccgtcctgaccacaaagttggtctagatgttgcggcagtggcagaggggtggggtaaagggaactctaactcatcacctgcagcttcaagtgacgaagtccgccctgctgctccagcgctggtggatgaggctgagggatcaaacgaaagggaaggtgcagaaacagaggggtcgacgtggtccccggtggcggactcttgagggatcgctccagaggggtgcaactctgatgcaggctcccgagtgctgcagaaagtgctgttaaagaagaaaaaaaaaaattagtatctggatattacaattgcccttgctgcaaaaaaaattgaaggttacacatttttacagtttgactgaaaatatgtggtgttgaatatttaccttctgctcagcagcgtcgaccggaggaacgacagggctctggcatgtttgtatctgctcctgcgtcctctagatccactcggggcctgcatctccttattaaactccctcttgaagcgatccctgagtgaccgccaccgcacgataatcctgttacctggaaagagaaagcaaaaattggttactatacaccacattaaatcatgcctaacataaggttatgaagtgtgaatacttacgcgctagatcctgggccccagcatcgagttcctcccagttatccataacagcactgcacacttcctcccatagccgtcgggtgattaactggtcagcatggcggcggtccgacatgttccacagcggctcccgactttgtactgcttcgatgagggtgttcacatcgatgccctcctcttcatcatcttgttcgggagcacgctgtgaagcctaacaaaaggataagaataaaaagggaaagattacaacacatgaattttacattttactaaacaccaaaacaaaaaggaacttactcttcggcgaccgccgcgattatcattccgacgactatgggaggtgctttgaggaactctacgtcgagccccggattgtgaagactaatttaaaaaaaaaaataaaattaataatgttctttgatcgaggcatatgtattgtgtgtgctgtgctgaatgtttgtgttgggtgtagtgcattgtatgtgaggatcggtctgttcaaaacttacactatgcgctcccgctccttgtatttctccaccctgtccgtctccttctgttagcccctctgcttcatattcctgtgaatacagaataaacacataaaggcttaaaatacaattgccattgttgcaccaaaataaaaaatttatgaagaaaaaaaattaacacctcagtttgctgatgatgtgctggggggctctcagaagaagacattatgatcttgcgtctatcttgggttggtcggtcccttgcttgggtcctcttggtccctagaatctgtaagcataaagagagttctaagctactatacaaaaggatagatagatagatgcagctttcaggactttacacttacatctgtttccaaaacttggggcttgcctatagcttgggtcggtcggtcccttgcttgggtcctcttggtccctagaatctgcaagcataaagagagttctaagctactatacaaaaggatagatgcagctttcaggactttacacttacaacttttaaaaaaaaatggggagcctgcttgtgtacgtcttgggtcagtacctactacagtacctacagtgccaacttatttttgatttcccccaccacaaaagaaaaaaaaaattctaccgtcaaacttgatgcacaagctgccaaaccctctacctcctgtttccccacaaaaaaaccccaaaaaatccctttaaaacaacaccaaaactacttagaacttgatatgcgcaatgcgcatgctggtaaaacccacctaaataaagtttaaccttataaaaaatgttcctcattcgaaattaaaataccaatccccaaaattgttaattatgattaccctacagtttgtattttctaaaaccagataacatattctatagcaaagatttgcattacacatttgtatatataacctttactgcatgtttacccaatattacatttatcttgaaatgagactactgacagttttgtgaaatttttattactatatttttttaaattttcttttttttagggtacagtaggagctacactgctctttatttgaaatacaagtacattatggaaaacaacaaagatgcagaacacatcacacatcatttatacacacacacaaaacaaattttacaccacagctatttaaaataccagcatagtatgaaaaacatataaacagggcaggcaggcgcacgcacgcacacacagccaccttctgtctgtccctcggcactctgcttctctgccctgtgtaagcacagcggccggaaagcagagtggtgacgtcaccgctgtgctctgctttacggctggctggcgctcacaatgcagagaagcacagcacggggacagacagcggaatttaccttttttttttttacttttacactggtaaccagggtaaacatcgggttactaagcgcggctctgcagttagtaacccgatgtttactctggttaccggcatcgttggtcgctggagagcggtctgtgtgacagctctccagcaaccaaacagcgacgctgcagcgatccggatcgttgtcggtatcgctgcagcgtgtgacggtacctttagtaaatacatcaaaaatcaacattaaccaatatggcattgacaaatgcacatgcaaccaacaagatgcacacaaacatacctgcaagcagagtcataacgcaagcataacacatgaacaggcgtaatattgacgaaggcataataaggtgcaggcacatgaacacatacatacaaaagcacacagcagtacaaaaatacacacacacacggccatcagtcctccagctggagcttgatatattcacagtggcaggcctcggggtggatctggactgtagcagggcactggctgttgcaggacgacggcaggcctcaggttggattcaggttttaaaagctcttgctgtactcagtacgtcatacacaaatgcacacacacacactcacacacacacacacacacacacacacacacacacacacacgctggatgtcagtactcacatggctgtctcaggcagggtctggctggcacggcctctctggctggctggcagggcctctctggctggcaaggtcttgcttgcagggtctggcagtgtgtctctggctggcagggcctctctggctagctggcagggcctctctggctggctggcaaggtcttgctggctgggtctctcttgcattgaagggtctgtcttgctggtacatttgggaatgacctgtccttatatagtttttgggttgtctgggcaaagtatccactttttggagcatgctcaatcaaaaaaagcggattgaggcgacggatccgccaaaaagcggatcgcgacggatccgttgcccataggcgcccattctaaaaaaaggcggacacgacggatccgccgcggtccgccttttcggcggcgccaaaaaacgttacaaagtccgtcaatgtctagacaacgtccgccaaatatcgacggatccgtcgcatggcggatggaacggacggccatccgccacaatccgtctctaatgcaagtcaatggaaaaatagcggatccgccaaaaaaaaatggcggatccgccatttcacgaaaatggcggtttttgactgacgccgaaagactgaagtgtgaaagaggcctgatgTGATAGTCGATTGCTCCAATCAGTCGTTCTAGGCGATGCCTGGAGCACCGATCATAGGCTGGGACATCCGTGTTTCAGGCAATCTGGCTGAAACACTGAGAAATCctgcgattggctgttcagaattaagGTAAGATGGCcctggaattttaatgcgatcaccgcgacttcggTCGCATTAAAGAAATAATGTAATATTCAGTCCATGGTCAaacaggcccaggtcacat
Encoded here:
- the LOC138680951 gene encoding uncharacterized protein; amino-acid sequence: MEGVLANIAKIYADFTFEANQLAVSVREREEQRLRILRQRRKRRLWIHPITAQRMTRGVYSTLYMELRENPQKFFNYVRMRAENFEFLLGYVEDCIRRRDTQMRFSISPAERLMVTIRFLATGESFSSLHFQYRLGISTISGIIRDTCRALWECLQAEYIPEPSQERWLEIAQNFQQICQFPNCVGAVDGKHIRIVKPSGSGSQFYNYKKYFSIVLMAIADAQCKFIAVDIGAYGRANDSQIFKNSPMGRRLYGETFDFPPPRPLPGTTSPPLPFVCVGDDAFQLSPHLLKPFGSSGLTQRKKIYNYRLTRARRVVECAFGILTAKWRVLLTAIKLQTETVDDVVKACVVLHNFVLSKEQVSLEDNVSESTLRDYQNPTFRSPVAVSRMRDSFADYFMSPAGSVDWQYEMV